AGCGGCAGCCGGACCAGCATGCCGGCGACCAGCCGGGTGTGGCTCTTGCTGATGCGGACGTTGTCCCACAGCACGTCGAAGTGCGATACGCCGTCGGCCGCATAGGTCACGCGCGTCGGGACGGCGATGAAGCGGGTGCGGCGCCAGTGCAGCCGCACCAGGATCTCGATGTCGAAATCCATCCGCGCCGGCAGCGCCGCCTGATCGATCAGCGCGCACGCGAGCGCCAGCGGATAGACCCGGAAGCCGCACATCGAATCGCGGATGTCGAACGACAGCGTTTCGATCCACACCCACACATGCGTCAGGTAGCGGCCATAGAGCCGCGCCTTGGGCACGGTCGCGTCATAGACCGGTTGCCCCAGGATGACCGCGTCGGGGTGGGCCCGCGCGGCTTCCATGAACTTCGGGACGTCGGCGGCGTCGTGCTGCCCGTCGGCGTCGATCTGCAAGGCATGCGTGAAGCCAGCCGAGCGGGCGGCACGCAGGCCGGCCATGACCGCCGCACCCTTGCCGCCGTTCACCGGCAGCCGCAGCAGCGTGACGCGGTCCGCGTACCGTTCGGCCAGTGTGGCCAGGGCGGCCTGGGTGGGCGCGTCGCTGCCGTCGTCGACGATGAAGATCGGCAGCCCATGCACGGCCAGGCGCGCGACCGTCGGGCCGATCGCCTCCTTGTGGTTGTAGATGGGAATGACGATGCAAGCACGCATGATCAGGCGGCCTCCTGATAGACGAGCGCGCCGGACGCGCAATCCCGTGCGCCGAGCCTGGCGCGGAAACGGACACGGCACCGCTGCGGCTCATGGGTCAGCTGCAGGGACACCAGGGCGGCCGGCGGCACGGGCGCCATGAATTTGAGCTGGTCGATGGACCGGATGCGGCGCGCGGATTCGGATTCGCCCGGCGCCGACGCCAGGCCGGCAATCCAATCCACCAGCACGACGCCGGGCAGGATCGGCCGGCCCGGAAAGTGCCCCAGGAAGTGGATCAGGTCGGGCGCCACGCGAAGCTCGTAGTGGTCGCCCTCTGCATCGCGCACGTGCGAGAGCATTTCGAACCCTTTGCGGCCGGCGGCAAAGCTGGCGGCAATCGCCGAGGCCGGCAGCTTGCCGCGCGCATCGAACGGCAGGTCCATCCGGAAGCGCCATTTGCGCGGGATCAGGGTCGGCGCGACATAGGCGGCGAGATGGCGTCGCAAGGTCTTCGCGAGGCCGATCCGCCCGTGCTGGCGCAGGGCTTGCGCGCCTGCCGGCGTCAGCGCCGACACGACGCCGAGCCGCTCCCGCGAGGCACCCTGCAGCACGATCGCCGCGGATTGCGCGACGTAGGGATGCAAGGCCAGCCAGTGTTCGATCTCCGGCAGCGAGACGCGCTTGCCGTCCAGCTTGACGATGCGGTCCAGGCGGCCGCGCAAGCGGAAGCGGCCCGCGTCGTCGAACTCGACGGCATCGTCTGTCCGGTGCCAGTCGGCGTGATCCAGGTGCGGCGAGCGCACGCTCAGCGCGCCATCCGCCTCCCGCCGGACGGCGACATTGGCGAAGGGCTGCCAGGCGTCCGATTGATTGCGGCGGCGCCAGGCGATGCCGCCCGTTTCGGTGCTCCCGTAGATTTCGGTCGGGGCCGCGCCGTGGGACGAGGCAAAGGCTGCGGCGGTGGCTTCGTCCAGCGGGCCGCCCGAGGAGAACACGGCGGCAGGCAACGGCGACAAGGCGTCGAAGCCCGGCAGCGACGGCCATCGCGCGAGTTGTGCCGGGCTCGAGACGATGGCCGCGGTCTCGTGCCGGGCCAGTGCGGCTTGCAGTGCCTGCGGCTCGGTATACGTTTGCCTGCCGAATGCCCGCCCCGATGCGAGCGGCCAGAACATCCGGAACAGCAGGCCATAGATGTGATGGTGCGGCACGCTCGCCAGCATGGCGCCGGGGCCGATCCATGCTCCCCAGTGGTCTTCTAGCGTCCGTACCTCGGCGTCGAACTGGGCCAGCGTCTTATGGATGGCCTTGGGCGCTCCGCTGCTGCCGGACGTGTAGAGCGTGATCGGGGCGTCGGGGGCGATCCGACCGGGAGAGGCGCGTGCACCGTCCGGCTGGGCAGCCTGGCTCAGAATGCCTTCCAGGTCGCAGTCGGTGAGGATGCCGTCATAGGCCTGCGCAAACGAGGCCAGATACGCGGGCGCCGAGCTGGCCGGAATGACGACCGCCTTGCCGCACGCCAGCAGCGCGAACAGCGCGCAGGCAAAGGCGAACGGATCGTCGATACACAGTGCATAGCGCTTTGCGGGGTGGCCCGACCATGCCGCGATGCACGCGGCCACCCGTGCGCGGAACATGCCGCGCGTGATGATCGCCGCTTCGTCGAAGCAGACCGGGGTCTCGCCGGGCGCATCGGCGCACAGCAGCGCATGCAACGCGATCATGCCGCCTCCGTGCCGGATGCGTAGGGCCGGACGATCAGGTTGCGGTAGGCGATCTCCCCGACGATCAGCAGGCCGACCAGTGCATAGGCGATGGCGCCGTTGTAGAGCGCCCAGGCCTGCCGCGATCCGTACAGCGCAACGAGCGCGGCGACTAGCGTGTTGACGGCGAAGAAGCCGCACCACACCTGCGTGACGCGGCGGGTGTAAAGAACGGCGCGCGGGGGCAGCTCGGGCGTGCGCACTCGGGCAAATTTCTCGACCATCGAGGGGCCATGGCGCAGCGTCGCGGCAAACGTGAGCAGCAGTGCCGTATTCACCATGACGGGATACAGGCGCAGCAGCAGTTCACTGTCGGTGATGGCGATCGCCGCCGAGCAGCAGGTCAGCAGCCCGGCGAGCGCCCAATCCAGCCGCGTGAGCACCCGCAGGCGCGCGCTCGTGCTGCCGGTTCCGATCCATCGCTGGACCCAGAGCAGCGCAAGCAGCACGATGCCGACATAGCGCGGCGCGCCAATGCGCCAGGCACCGAGGATGACCACCGGATACGCCAGCTTCAACGCAACGTTGGCCGCGTGGCGCGCCCATGGCGCAAGGGAGGGAGATGCCGGGCGCATCCGATCAGGCCGCGAGCAGGGATTGGACGGCGCCGATGACGTCGCCGACCGTGCGGACCGATTTGAATTCTTCCGGCTTGATGCGGCGCCCCGTCATTTCCTGCAGCTTGATGGCCAGATCGACGGCGTCGATGCTGTCGAGGTCGAGTTCTTCGAACAGGTGCGCTTCGGGCGTGACACGCGCCGGGTCGATCGCGAAGTTCTCTTGGAAAATGGAGCGGATGCGCTCCAGGATTTCAGTTTCGGTCATGTTACGTTCTCCCGTTCCAGCGATGGTGCGTGTCTGTTTTATTGGTGGCTTTGATGGCTCTGGATCAGCTCGGCCAATGTATTGACCGAGCGGAAATGCTCGCGCGTGCGCTGGTCATCGGCGGCGATGGTCAGTTGATACTGCTTGCGCAGGGCGATGCCGATTTCCAATGCGTCGATGGAGTCCAGGCCGATGCCGTTGGTGTCAAAGAGCGGTGCGTCGTCGTCGATATCCGCCGGTGTCATATCCTCCAGATCGAGCGTCTCGATCAGGAGCCGCTTAATTTCAAGCTTTAAAGAATCCATAGTGGTACAAGTGGTCTGTGATCTGGGTCTCGACGCCTGCGGTCAGCGTGCGCGCTGCCACCGCGGGCGGGGTATCCGGGGCCGTGTGCTGCCCGATGAGGATGGGATCGAGGACAACGACGCGCATGCGCATGGGGCGCGGTGGAACGTGATACCAGCGCATCGTCTTGGTGAAGGCAGGGGGATCGCAGTCCATGAGCACCGGCACGATGGGCACCTCCGCACTCAGGGCCATGTGGGCGAAGCCGCGCGAGAACGGATGCAGCCGGTTCTGTCCCGGGCTGCGCGTGCCCTCGGGGAAGATGATCATGGTGTAGCCGGCGGCCAGTTGCCGTGCGCCCGCCTCGACCAGCGCCGTCGGGTCTGCGTTGCTGACGTATTCGGCTGCGCGCACGATGCCCCAGAAGCACGGATTGCTCCAGTGGGCGTTCTTGACCACGCAGCACGCCGATGGCGTGAGCGACAGCAGCACCACGACGTCGAGATAGGTTGGGTGATTGGCCACCACCACGGCCGGCCGGCCCGAGCGCAACGCCGATGCGCCCTGCACGTCGAGCGTCATCACGCCCAGCCAGTCGAGCGCGCGCACCAGCGCCCGGAAGAACCCGTGAATCACGGTCGTGACGGCACGCTGGCGCGACGCGCGATGCGGCCACAGCCAGGCAAACGGGAATACGGCGACGGAAAACAGCAGTCCGCACACGCCGAAAACCAGAAAGCTCAGGCCCGTCGCCAGCAGACGCCATCCGCGGTTGAGGCCGGCCTTCAGTCGACTTGCCATGCACCCTCGCGCCAATGCCATTGCCATACGCCATCGGGGTGTGCCCAGGCGCCCGATGTCCGTGATCGCAGGCAGTGCAGCACGGCTTCGCTCTGCGTGCGAAGGCCTGCGGTATCGCTGCCGGGGGCCGCGCGGCGCGAGCAGTCGAGCCGTGCCGATGCGCGGGCGTCCAGCAGGATCGCCAGCGCGCCTTCGGTGATTTCGTCGTCGATGGTGCCGTAGCGCGGATCCGCGGGTTCGTCGGCATAGACCAGCAAGACCGGGGAACCGGGATCCGACACGTATTGCGCGTAGGCTTCCAGCAGCGCCCAGCCGAGCGTACCGGGGCCGGCCGAGACTGCCGTGGCGGCGGCGTTGTCCCCGCGGGCAATGCTGAAGATTCCGCTCATGGCATTCAGTACGGACAGGCTGAACGCGGTGGGTGAAACCGGCTCGGCATTGCCGATGTCATCCAGGACGCCGGTCGAGCGGCGCAGCTCGCCATGCCGGGATGCAAAGACAACACGGACTGCCGGCAGATCGGCTGCGCAGTCGTGCGCCACTTTCAGCGCGCTTTTAGAGAGCGAACTCAAACGCCGCCGGACGATCGGCTCGATAAAGCTGATATCCGGCGACTTCGATTCTGATTCAAGGCCAGGCCAACAAGACCAGCGAGCAACCGGGATTGTCCAGTGCAAATCGGGCATATCGGTGTTCGCGCGTTGGAGCACCGCCGGCGATCGCGAAATGCGTACGCGATACATTGCGGCGGCGGAGCGGCGATCACAGGCAATGCGTGACCGTCCGGCATCCCATCAGCTCTATTTGTTTTATGACTTATCTGGGGGAATGCCCGGACGCGCGTGTTGCGGTCCGTTAATGCTTGTGAACGACGGTCGATTCTCCCACCCCGGGCCGAATCATACTGAAAAACGCCCGTGCAAAACAACCGTTTGCGTGTGTGCGTCTCGCGTGTGCGACGAATCTCCAAAGATTCTCAAGGCTGCCCCATTGCCGTAGCAATGCGTTCAAGGGGAGCAGGTTTTCCGGTCTGTCACCCAATTGGGTGAGGGAAAATGCCTTGCTTGCGTATTGGGCTGGGCGGCTCATCGTCCGCTGAATTGCCCGAACGCCCGCCCGCCCAGTTCCAGCGCATCCATTACCGAGCGCTCCACCACGGGCGCCAGCGAGGTCATCATCACCATCACCAGCATCAGCCCGACCACCAGCGTGGCGGCGATGCCGACGGCGAACGGGTTGAGCGCCTGGGCCGTGCGCGACAGCACGGCAAAGGCCAGGTTGACGACCATCATGATGGCGATGATCGGCAGGGCGATGCGCACGGCCAGCGCGAAGATTGCGGTGCCGCCGCCGGCAAGCGTCTGCCAGCCGCCGCCCGCGAGCGGGGCGGCGGAGACCGGCAGCGCGGTGAAGCTGTCGAACAGGGCGTGCATCAGCACCAGGTGGCCGTCGCCGGCAATGAAGGCGGTGATGGCGGTCAGGCTGATAAAGCGGCCGAGCAGCAGGCTGCTCTCGGTCTGCTGCGGGTCGAGCAGGGTAGCGAAGCCCAGGCCGATCTGGATCGACATCAGCTCGCCGGCGCCGCTGATGGCGGCAAACACCAACTGCACGCAAAAGCCAAGCGCCATGCCGATCGCCACCTGCAGCAGGGTGATCCACAGCCCATCATACGAGCCGACGGACACGCCCTGCGGCACCGGCAGCATCGGCGCCAGGGCCACCGTCAGCGCCACGCCGAAGGCGACCTTGATCGAGGTCGGGATCTCCGTGTTGGAAAACGGCGGCGCCATCGCAATGAAGGCCAGCACGCGCACCAGCGGCCACCAATACAGGGCGATCCAGCCGTTGAGCTGGGCGGCGGTGAGCTGGATCATGGGCGGCGCGTCGTGGCGGCGTGGCCGTCAGTTGACGTAGTTCGGGATATTGGTGAGCACGTCGCGCGTGTAGTCGACGATCACGCCCAGGACCCACGGGCCGGCCAGGACCATGGTGGCGGCCACGGCCAGCAGCTTGGGAATGAACGACAGCGTCTGCTCGTTGAGCTGGGTGGCCGCCTGGAACACCGCCACCAGCAGGCCGACGACGAGCGACACCAGCAGCATCGGCGCGCCGATCATCATGGCGACCTGCATGGCCTGGCGGGCCATGTTCAGCACGTACTCGGGTGTCATGGCGCCTTTCCTTTTCCTATTTCCTATTGCGTGAAGCTCTGGGCCAGCGAGCCCAGCAGCAGATGCCAGCCGTCCACCAGCACGAACAGCATGATCTTGAACGGCAGCGAGAAGATGGACGGCGTGACCATCATCATCCCCATCGACATCAGCACCGCTGCCACCACGATGTCGATCACCAGGAACGGGATGAAGATGGCGAAGCCGATCTGGAACGAGGTCTTCAGCTCGCTGGTGACGAAGGCCGGGATCAGCGCGCGCATCGGCACCTGGTCCGGGCTGGCGATCGGCGGCAGGTTGCCCATCTTGGCGAACAGGGCGAGGTCGGGCTCGCGGGTCTGCTTGAGCATGAACTGGCGCAGCGGCGTGGCGGCGGTGTCAAGCGCCTGCTCCACCGAGATCTTGCTGTCGCGCAGCGGCACGTAGGCATCGGTGTAGACCTTGTCCAGCACCGGCGACATCACGAAGAAGGTCAGGAACAGCGCCAGGCCGATCAGCACCTGGTTGGGCGGCGTGGTCTGCGTGCCCAGCGCATGGCGCAGCAGCGACAGCACGATGATGATGCGCGTGAAGCTGCTCATCATCAGCAGGATGGCCGGCAGGAAGCCGAGCGAGGTCAGGAAGACCAGCGTCTGGACCGGCAGCGAATAGCTCTGGCCGCCGGCGGCGCCGGTCAGCAGCGGCAGGCCGGGCTGGGCCTGCGCGAACGCGGCGGGCGCGGCGCACAGCAGGGCGAGCGCGGCCAGCGGACGCAGGAGGGCGAACAGCTTCGACAGCTTCATTACGACTTTCCTGTCAGGCGGCGCTTGATCTGCAGCGCCAGCGCATCGGCGAAGGCGGGCGGCTTGCCGCCGGGGGGCCGTCGGCGGGGGTGTCATCGGGCGCGGGCGCGCCGGCATCGGCCGGGCGCGGCAGGGTGTGCAGCGTCCGGACCTGCTGCTGGGTGACGCCCAGCACCAGCCACGTGTCCTGCACCTGCACCACCACGACCTTTTCGCGCGCGCCCAGCATCTGCTGGGCCACCACGGTCAGCACCTGGCTGCGGCGCTTGCCGGGGCCCATGCCCGCGCGCTGCTGCAGCTTGCGCAGCAGCCAGCCGGCGGCCACGATCATGGCCAGAACGATGAGCAGCCCGCCGAAACTGCGGGCCCAATCGACTGCGTGATTCATCTGGATACTTGCCCGGGGGAGCGTTGGCTGTGCAGGTGCGTCAGGCTCGACGGCTTAGCGGTTGAGCTTCCGGATGCGTTCGGACGGCGTGATGATGTCGGTCAGGCGGATGCCGAACTTCTCGTTGACCACCACCACCTCGCCCTGGGCGATCAGGTAGCCGTTGACCAGCACATCCATCGGCTCGCCGGCCAGCGCGTCGAGCTCGACCACCGAGCCTTGCGCGAGCTGGAGCAGGTTCTTGATGGGCACCTTGGTGCGGCCCAGTTCCACCGTCAGCTGCACGGGGATATCGAGGATCATGTCGATATCGTTGCGCTGCGTCGGCGCCGGCTTCTTGTCGTCGACCACCAGCGGCTTGAAGACCGAGTGGATGTCATCGGCGGGCGCGGCCGCCGGGGCAGGCGCCGGCGCGGCGGCCGCGCGCTGCGCGGCTTCCAGCGCCATCGCCTCTTCCATCGTCATCTCGGTATCGAAGGCGTCGGTCGGATCGGGTTGGGTCGATTCATTTGTCATTTTCTGGCTCCGTGGCAGCGTCGCTGCCATTCATATTCAGCATGCGGTTGACGCGCAGGGCGTATTGGCCGTTGAAGGTGCCGTACGCGCATTCCATGACGGGCACGCCGTCCACCCTGGCGGTGACGAAGTCGTCCAGCTCGAGCGGGACCACATCGCCCACTTTCATATTGAGGATGTCGGACACGTGCACGTTCGCGTTGGCCAGATGCGCCACCACCTCCACCTCGGCGGTCTGCACCTGCTGCGACAGCAGCCGCACCCAGCGCTTGTCCACTTCCAGCGCTTCGCCCTGGATGGCGCTGGTGAGCAGGTCGCGGATCGGCTCGATCATGGTGTACGGCATGCAGACGTGCACATCGCCGCCGTTGCTGCCCAGCTCCATGCTGAAGCGCGTCGACACGACCACCTCGTTGGGGGTGGCCACGTTGGCGAATTCCGTGTGCATTTCCATGCGCAGCGGTTCGAACTCGATTGGGTAGATCGGCTGCCACGCCTTGCCGTAGTGCTCGAACATCAGGGCCAGCATGCGCTGGATGATGCGCTGCTCGACCTGGGTGAAATCGCGGCCTTCCACGCGCATGTGGAAGCGGCCGTCGCCACCGAACAGGTGATCGACCACGATGAAGATCAGGTTCGGGTCGAACACGAACAGCGCCGTGCCGCGCAGCGGCTTGACGTGCACCAGGTTGATGGCGGCCGGCACCACCAGGTTGCGGATGAATTCGCTGTACTTCTGGACCTTCACCGGCCCGACGGAGATCTCCGCGTTGCGCCGCAGGAAGTTGAACAGGCCCATGCGCCAGTTGCGCGCGAACCGTTCGTTGATGATTTCCAGCGTGGGCATGCGCCCGCGGACGATGCGCTCCTGCGAGCCCAGGTTGTAAGTGCGTACACCCGCGGCTTCGGCCTGAGCCGGTTCCTCGTCGACCTCGTTGGTGACGCCCTTGAGGAGCGCATCAATCTCCTCCTGGGA
The nucleotide sequence above comes from Ralstonia solanacearum K60. Encoded proteins:
- the fliQ gene encoding flagellar biosynthesis protein FliQ — translated: MTPEYVLNMARQAMQVAMMIGAPMLLVSLVVGLLVAVFQAATQLNEQTLSFIPKLLAVAATMVLAGPWVLGVIVDYTRDVLTNIPNYVN
- the fliR gene encoding flagellar biosynthetic protein FliR — protein: MIQLTAAQLNGWIALYWWPLVRVLAFIAMAPPFSNTEIPTSIKVAFGVALTVALAPMLPVPQGVSVGSYDGLWITLLQVAIGMALGFCVQLVFAAISGAGELMSIQIGLGFATLLDPQQTESSLLLGRFISLTAITAFIAGDGHLVLMHALFDSFTALPVSAAPLAGGGWQTLAGGGTAIFALAVRIALPIIAIMMVVNLAFAVLSRTAQALNPFAVGIAATLVVGLMLVMVMMTSLAPVVERSVMDALELGGRAFGQFSGR
- the fliN gene encoding flagellar motor switch protein FliN — protein: MTNESTQPDPTDAFDTEMTMEEAMALEAAQRAAAAPAPAPAAAPADDIHSVFKPLVVDDKKPAPTQRNDIDMILDIPVQLTVELGRTKVPIKNLLQLAQGSVVELDALAGEPMDVLVNGYLIAQGEVVVVNEKFGIRLTDIITPSERIRKLNR
- a CDS encoding phosphopantetheine-binding protein — translated: MDSLKLEIKRLLIETLDLEDMTPADIDDDAPLFDTNGIGLDSIDALEIGIALRKQYQLTIAADDQRTREHFRSVNTLAELIQSHQSHQ
- a CDS encoding AMP-binding protein gives rise to the protein MIALHALLCADAPGETPVCFDEAAIITRGMFRARVAACIAAWSGHPAKRYALCIDDPFAFACALFALLACGKAVVIPASSAPAYLASFAQAYDGILTDCDLEGILSQAAQPDGARASPGRIAPDAPITLYTSGSSGAPKAIHKTLAQFDAEVRTLEDHWGAWIGPGAMLASVPHHHIYGLLFRMFWPLASGRAFGRQTYTEPQALQAALARHETAAIVSSPAQLARWPSLPGFDALSPLPAAVFSSGGPLDEATAAAFASSHGAAPTEIYGSTETGGIAWRRRNQSDAWQPFANVAVRREADGALSVRSPHLDHADWHRTDDAVEFDDAGRFRLRGRLDRIVKLDGKRVSLPEIEHWLALHPYVAQSAAIVLQGASRERLGVVSALTPAGAQALRQHGRIGLAKTLRRHLAAYVAPTLIPRKWRFRMDLPFDARGKLPASAIAASFAAGRKGFEMLSHVRDAEGDHYELRVAPDLIHFLGHFPGRPILPGVVLVDWIAGLASAPGESESARRIRSIDQLKFMAPVPPAALVSLQLTHEPQRCRVRFRARLGARDCASGALVYQEAA
- a CDS encoding beta-ketoacyl synthase chain length factor, with product MPDLHWTIPVARWSCWPGLESESKSPDISFIEPIVRRRLSSLSKSALKVAHDCAADLPAVRVVFASRHGELRRSTGVLDDIGNAEPVSPTAFSLSVLNAMSGIFSIARGDNAAATAVSAGPGTLGWALLEAYAQYVSDPGSPVLLVYADEPADPRYGTIDDEITEGALAILLDARASARLDCSRRAAPGSDTAGLRTQSEAVLHCLRSRTSGAWAHPDGVWQWHWREGAWQVD
- the fliM gene encoding flagellar motor switch protein FliM; its protein translation is MLKEEFLSQEEIDALLKGVTNEVDEEPAQAEAAGVRTYNLGSQERIVRGRMPTLEIINERFARNWRMGLFNFLRRNAEISVGPVKVQKYSEFIRNLVVPAAINLVHVKPLRGTALFVFDPNLIFIVVDHLFGGDGRFHMRVEGRDFTQVEQRIIQRMLALMFEHYGKAWQPIYPIEFEPLRMEMHTEFANVATPNEVVVSTRFSMELGSNGGDVHVCMPYTMIEPIRDLLTSAIQGEALEVDKRWVRLLSQQVQTAEVEVVAHLANANVHVSDILNMKVGDVVPLELDDFVTARVDGVPVMECAYGTFNGQYALRVNRMLNMNGSDAATEPENDK
- the fliP gene encoding flagellar type III secretion system pore protein FliP (The bacterial flagellar biogenesis protein FliP forms a type III secretion system (T3SS)-type pore required for flagellar assembly.) yields the protein MKLSKLFALLRPLAALALLCAAPAAFAQAQPGLPLLTGAAGGQSYSLPVQTLVFLTSLGFLPAILLMMSSFTRIIIVLSLLRHALGTQTTPPNQVLIGLALFLTFFVMSPVLDKVYTDAYVPLRDSKISVEQALDTAATPLRQFMLKQTREPDLALFAKMGNLPPIASPDQVPMRALIPAFVTSELKTSFQIGFAIFIPFLVIDIVVAAVLMSMGMMMVTPSIFSLPFKIMLFVLVDGWHLLLGSLAQSFTQ
- a CDS encoding lysophospholipid acyltransferase family protein produces the protein MASRLKAGLNRGWRLLATGLSFLVFGVCGLLFSVAVFPFAWLWPHRASRQRAVTTVIHGFFRALVRALDWLGVMTLDVQGASALRSGRPAVVVANHPTYLDVVVLLSLTPSACCVVKNAHWSNPCFWGIVRAAEYVSNADPTALVEAGARQLAAGYTMIIFPEGTRSPGQNRLHPFSRGFAHMALSAEVPIVPVLMDCDPPAFTKTMRWYHVPPRPMRMRVVVLDPILIGQHTAPDTPPAVAARTLTAGVETQITDHLYHYGFFKA
- the fliO gene encoding flagellar biosynthetic protein FliO; this encodes MNHAVDWARSFGGLLIVLAMIVAAGWLLRKLQQRAGMGPGKRRSQVLTVVAQQMLGAREKVVVVQVQDTWLVLGVTQQQVRTLHTLPRPADAGAPAPDDTPADGPPAASRPPSPMRWRCRSSAA
- a CDS encoding acyl carrier protein, which translates into the protein MTETEILERIRSIFQENFAIDPARVTPEAHLFEELDLDSIDAVDLAIKLQEMTGRRIKPEEFKSVRTVGDVIGAVQSLLAA